Part of the Serinus canaria isolate serCan28SL12 chromosome 1, serCan2020, whole genome shotgun sequence genome is shown below.
ATGCCTCCAGGGTAACCCTTAGACAGGTCCTGGCTGTGTTCAGTTAGTCCCATCATTCCATGGTCCTTCTTTTCAAAGTTCCCAGTTTTACCTAGTACTTCCTCAACCCTGTTTTCCTTACTTTAGCTCATGGATCTGCCCTTGTCTCCTCTCTCAATCTCTCTGAACTCTCCCAGGTCTTAGCACCCAGCCAGTTCCTCATCACAGTTCCTCTGCGTGGCCTGACCGGTTACAGGGAATGCCAGGTACGGCACTGGCGCTATTACACCGTGCATGGAGCCAAGCTCCTCTCCTCCGTGCGGGACCCTGAGGAACTGCATCAGTGGCTGGAGGTGGAGCAGTTCTCAAAAAGCCTCCAGCAGTGGCATGAAGAGGATGTGAACATTGAAGGTGATCTGGTTCCAGCCAAAGTCCTTATCGTCTTCCGGGAGCTGGTGGAGAAGTCGATTGTCTCCTGTAACCTCTCCAGTGAGTTTGGTGGGGACAGGTGTGAGGGAAACCATCACACACAGAGTGTTTGGCTTGCGTACTCAGAAGCTGAGCAAAACTCTCCCAAACCAGGAAGCCTTCAAGCAATTGCAGTGACAGACACAGACCTGCACTGGAGATAGAATTCAGTAGCTCTTGGGCTCTTTGTACCCAAGATGTTACTCCTTTCTTAGGAATTTGGGTGGAGTATGCACCCACATCACCCTCCCAGTTCAACCAAGAGGCAGCCCAGATTTTTAGAACATTTAGGAgtttgtttgggaaaaaaatccttctctacTACAGCACCTgcaatatatttaaattattaaggAAGGTAGTATAGGAAAATTTGATACTGGAAAGATGTGTACATCTGAGAAGAATGTGTTTGAAGATATTTATAGGCAGATAATGCTCTGGGGAAACCTTAGCTGCCCACAGATTTCCAGCATGGGATGATGAGAACTAAGTAGAAGGACTTCTACTGAAGTAAAGTATGTTGGACAAGTGCTCTTTTCCCCAGTGCCTCTTCCCATAGCATGTTTCCAGAATGACTTTATTCATCAGTGGCCTAATGAGTCTTCTGTATTTCAGAGCAATAGAAGCTATTTCCACTCATCTGATCGCACTCTTAATTGTagtcacaagaaaaaaaaaatgttaacgTCAAGCTCTGCTAGgtaatggcatttttttcaggaaatactTGTTATcataagaaaaggaaaggtggAATGAAATTTCACCATCGAGGCTCACAAGAAAGGCTAGCTTCTGAGACTTTACTTGTGTGAAAGTTTTGTGTTGGGCAGCAGTCACATTCACAGTCACATCAAGTACTTGAATGAAAGTTGAGTGTTGCAGGAAAGGTACTTGCAAGGACCCCAGAGAGTGGTGTTTATGTTGATGATTCTGAAGCCTTTCTTGTAAGGTCCACTGGGAGGAGATGAGCTAAGATGAAATCAGGAGAAGTAATTaccatttttgtttgtttctgtgaagAATGGACTTCCTTCATCCCACAGTATGGCTAAAGTTACAGAAAAACTTCACTGATTTCTTTGCTTCCctgttttttaattctttcagcACCAGCAAAATCAGTTTTTGAAGTGTCTCACTTTTCATTAGTGGAAAAATAGGTATAAGCATTGCAATGCTTTTGGAAATGCCATGAACATAGTTACATGCTGACACGGTGGTTGCCTAACACTTTTCAGCTGCTAGGGATCCTTGTTGGGAGCTTGGGAACAGAACAGTTCCTGTTTTGATGCCAGGCTTGGCTCAGCAGGGAAATAGCACATAGATTTTCTGAGGTTTATGAGGTTCTGGTTGGGATGGACTCTACTCTTTGCAAGGTAAATTGCTCCTTGAATTGCTCCTTAGCCCATGCCAGTCAAAATAAGGTGGGATAACACTCTGCTCTTTAAACTGCTTATGTTCATCTGCTCAGGCTTTCACTTCACTGGGTTAGAGGATGAACATGCAATTGGCTCAGATGGCAGAGCTGAAGGGACAATGATCCTGCCACAGTGACCAGGACAGAAACTTCTTCCATGAACTCAACTGGACCAACAGGAAACATCCCACAAAGTGCAGCTTGCTCTCCTTTCTGTACTCAGACTGTGTTGTTCCTGGAGACAAGCCACTCTTCTTTCACACTGAGGAAACTTCTTTCCTCCAAATCACCTTGGAACTAACTCTTCTTAACACTCAGCACTTACAGTAATGTAGCAGTTAGCCTTTTCTGGGTGACTGCTCTGCACAACAGACCATACATTCTGGTATTGTCTTCTGTGCAAGTGCATCTCCAGAAGCAAACTTTACAGATACCCCACAAAACATTCTGAATGACTGGCAGTGGTAAGTGTGATCTGGCAAGGGTCTGATCTCAGGTTCTCTGAAGGAAGAAGAACATCTTTAGACAAGAAGTGTTCATCTGGTCCTCTCCAACCTGCAGTAATCTCCTTGTAGTGTACCAATAGAAATGTTAGGTTGTACCACTTGtccagctttatttttaagaacCTGATCTTAGGGTTTAAGAAGAcccacaaaggaaaaaaaaaagcttgataATTGAGTGTAAAGTTAAGCACTTTATTCTTTCATCTTCCTGTTTTCATTTCCCAGGATAGACTTACAAAGATTTAGGTTTTTCTTATATTCTTCATGTGTTattgaagagaaaattttaagaCAGACCAATAGAACTGCAAGGTCCTAGACAGCCTTTTGCTTGGCTTGTGGAAAAGGACCTTTTTATctatattttcttctcttgttgTCCTTTCACAGGTAAAGTGACAGTGCTGGAAAGCTTCAGCTCAGTGGTCCGGGTGGCTGTGGAGACATCAGAATCCCAAGTTGAAGTGGAGCTGGTCCCTGCTGTGGAGATTCCAACGTGCTGGCCCGAGAAAGCCCGGTGGCCTCGTTGCCTTAAGCGTTGGCCTTCTCAGGAAAAAGTGCAATGCATCAAGGTAAACAGTGTAAAAAACACCCTTAACTCTGGGATTGAACTTACCTCTCAGGTGACTGACAGTGTCCTTACCAAAGGAAGAACTGCATGGTGATGGCAGTAGGGTTAGAAGTTGTATTCTCTAAAGAGATAAACAAtgtttcaaaatattctgtcagaatttatttggattttgttttccccccCTTACAGTGGTAAATTCTATAGAAAAAATCTAAGTTAACTTTTTATTGTGTGAGTCTCTAGCAAACAGTTCTGCCTGCATCACACAGCTCTGACATGCATCATTCTTGCTCTGCCTCATGTAAGACTTCAGCAAATGGACTGGTGTCTCGcagttttccttccagctcaATCCCATCTTTCCCTACAACACTCATGGCTGGATTCTGGTACTTCagtccagccccagctcccagatTCCTGCAGGTCCCATTCCACCTTCCAGTCCTGCTCCCCTCTTATGCACAACTTCCTGCTCCACAGCGAAGTGCATGCAGAGCTGTACTTCTGCTTTAGTGGCACTGCTGGTACTGTGCCTGATGGCTCTAGAACAGGATCTCCCTGCAGTAACTGATACCAGCACACAAGGAAACAATGCCAAATGTGTGTTTATTCAACTAAGAGTTGAGATGGGAGCGCGCCTCATGTTTGCTGCCTCTTCTAGCCCTGTTCAGAATAGGCTTTGAGAGATGTCACACATACTTTTATAACCTCAGTCTGCATTGCTGGGAGAAGTTTGCCTCTGATCTGCTGTCACACTTTCCCTGTTGTTCCGCAGTCACTGGGTTTCGACCTCCTAGCTCGCTCTAATTATCACTGGCAGCTGTGCTTCTCCCGTGCTGAGCACATCCTCATGGAGGGACTTGATGAAGATGGTGGCTGTCGCAGGAAGTGCTTCAGGGTCATGAGGCAGATGAAGGAAGATGTCTGGTGTGCTGGGAATAAGCCTGTCATCACAGCTTATCACCTTCAGGTAGGCATCACCCTGAGACCTACCTACAGTCTTGGGATCTGTTGCAGTGGCTTCCATCCAGTAATGTCAGAATGTTGTGGTATAAATCAGTGTAGCACCTGTGTAACTTCTAAGGTAACTGTCAAAACTGCTGTACCTTTTCATTGCTTTGTGGTGGCAAGGAGTTCACTAAATACGTGTTCCAAACTTCAATAAGAAACTAAAGCCTGTAGGAACATTATGATTGCAGTAACATAAATGGAGTTGAGGCCCCTGCTCTGTTTTGACTTAACATTGTACTGTTGTCTGTAATTGCACACTTCCTGCTTCTTGACTATCCCAGCCATCTATatccatctctctctcttctttgtGGGTATGCACCAAACAAAACTGTCTTAGGCAAGCATTATTAATGAATTAGGTGCAAACTACAGTTCTGGTGGTGTTTCACTTGGGGtaggaagggaagaaagagtTAAAGGGGTGGTGGCATCCTCCCTGCACCTATTTCAGGGTTCAAGATGACTTCAAACAAGATTAgtgaagaagagagagaagactCTGCTATGAGTGTGTCCCCACATCTGACAGCTGCAGACACCAATGGGCCACAGGCAGCACCATTTGTTAGATTATAGattaaaaatcctgttttctggGACTTCTTCCTCCTGGAGTCGCCAGGGAGAGGCTGTACTTTTCCCACCTTGAAGCCTCAAGCCATTAGGTTTTCACAGTAGTTACTGATCTTTTGGTGTCCAAAACCAGATGCAATGCTAAGATTCCTCCTAAAGAAAAAGCTGGTGACCATCAAATGCTATTATAGTCAGGGCACTACTCTAAGTCAAGATggagtaaaaaaataattgatgaGGCTGATTATAGCTTAGCTGAATGCAAAACTCCTCAGTGCCTGTAAGAACAACCTGGTGGGAAAACTGTCATGTGTAAGACAAAGTGGAAAACCATTTAAACCATTGGGAACAATGTTTTTCCCTGACTGAAGGAGCAGATGTGCAGGAATTGCTGTTGCATGGACTCTTGATTAAAGTAGGAAACTATTCAGAAGCTCTTCAGTTCTTTACTGTAACTATAGTTCCGGCTTTTATGGCAAGAGAGGATTGGTTTACCAgacagaaagaatttttcaaaattactcacattaaaaagaaaaacagtgaaaaaaaaagaaaagaaaaatgagagaaacagTCAGTGGTTAAACCAGCAGTTGAGCAGAGGCTTAGTGTTAGCTTTCTTCACATCCTCAGGTTTCTCCTGTCAGAGGTATCCAGCaattaggattaaaaaaatcctctggCACAGAGGAAATCTGTATCCCAGAAACTCTGAAAGCCAGATAGGACCACATAATTGCCCTACTTTTGTTCACCTGCATAGAAATTAAGTTTGAGGTCTGGAATTTCAAAAAGATCTAGGTACATTCTGAAAGCCAACTCTATGTTGTTGGTAGAGAGCTGGCACTTAAGGACATAAATGCTCAGGATAAATCACTTGCTTGGGCACCTGactgaaaaagcagcactgttTTTCTTGCCTCCAGAAACTCCATTGCAACTGCTGCCTGCTGAAGTAGTTTTAGTGTGTCAGAAGGTAACTGCTCTGCAAGTCTTCAAGGAGCAGCTCTCAGAGAGTTATAGCTTGAATTCCTCACTATGTCTTTGTTCCCTGGTGACATTCAAGAAAAGGCTTTGTGGTTATTGCAGctgtgaacaaaaaaaaatttcacattt
Proteins encoded:
- the MAB21L3 gene encoding protein mab-21-like 3, whose product is MKPFTDEDVEIYIQSKVERRHYLVSKAVEEVQKIIQQLTAEISYKAVRFQAISNSGIHNENIKDQPALLAKWSAVLRRKRPFHPSIQVLAPSQFLITVPLRGLTGYRECQVRHWRYYTVHGAKLLSSVRDPEELHQWLEVEQFSKSLQQWHEEDVNIEGDLVPAKVLIVFRELVEKSIVSCNLSSKVTVLESFSSVVRVAVETSESQVEVELVPAVEIPTCWPEKARWPRCLKRWPSQEKVQCIKSLGFDLLARSNYHWQLCFSRAEHILMEGLDEDGGCRRKCFRVMRQMKEDVWCAGNKPVITAYHLQTVLFWTCEKYPRTKDWRCFPEAFLRLVQKLHKCVSQHFLKHYFLKNTNLLKYANTSDLDLVASKLAVFLENPVFCLD